One window of Nocardia sp. NBC_00508 genomic DNA carries:
- a CDS encoding WXG100 family type VII secretion target — MTETAGAGSDFAMVPAEVSDAGRYVQQAANQLISGLRSADAEVAGLMATWRGPAATAYQAAWDEARRGAVQILEALDGMGDLLGVAVDTVVAVDTGRAEATSSLDLP; from the coding sequence GTGACGGAAACAGCAGGCGCCGGATCCGATTTCGCGATGGTTCCGGCCGAAGTCAGCGATGCGGGCCGCTACGTCCAGCAAGCGGCAAACCAACTCATCTCCGGCCTCCGGTCGGCTGATGCCGAGGTCGCCGGGCTCATGGCGACATGGCGCGGTCCAGCCGCCACCGCGTATCAGGCGGCATGGGATGAGGCGCGCCGTGGTGCGGTGCAGATCCTCGAGGCGCTGGACGGTATGGGTGATCTGCTCGGCGTGGCGGTCGACACGGTGGTCGCGGTGGACACCGGCCGCGCCGAGGCCACGTCGTCGCTGGACCTGCCATGA
- a CDS encoding WXG100 family type VII secretion target, whose amino-acid sequence MTAEFGVDLAHLDAVTARIGGLAGFAEDTFAGVNRRVDALHRTWTGDAAAKHAEAHRDWAEGAADVRDGIAAMRAAAVAAHTAYSDAITVNVQILES is encoded by the coding sequence ATGACAGCCGAGTTCGGCGTCGACCTGGCGCATTTGGACGCTGTCACGGCCCGCATCGGCGGATTGGCCGGTTTCGCGGAGGACACATTCGCCGGTGTCAATCGGCGGGTAGACGCGCTGCATCGCACCTGGACCGGCGACGCTGCGGCTAAACATGCCGAGGCACATCGAGATTGGGCGGAGGGCGCCGCGGACGTGCGCGACGGCATCGCGGCCATGCGCGCGGCCGCCGTGGCGGCGCACACCGCCTACAGCGACGCCATTACCGTCAACGTGCAGATTCTGGAGAGTTGA